The following is a genomic window from Xiphophorus couchianus chromosome 5, X_couchianus-1.0, whole genome shotgun sequence.
ggggggggtgaaaCCCCTCTGCCTTCCCCGTCAGGCCCAGTGAGACAGACACAGACGTGATGTGATGGCCACAGTGTCTGATAGCCGCCAGATCCGTCATGCTTTAACTGGGCTTGACTGCGGATGAGCCTCTAAACTGCCTGCTACAATAGGGGACACGTCCAAGAGAATGGGTTTGACCCCGCAGGTCATCTTGCAGATTAAGCCTGTAGGAGGGAGCGCGGTGCAGCGCAGTGCAGCGCGCTCCCTATTCACACCTCAgtaacacacacagcagcacattCAGTAGAATCGGATAGTCTTGTGTGGCGATGTTTGGACTTGGGTGTTCACATGACCAGCAATACAGAAGTTTTTGTGCTGCCGTTTACCTTCGTTGTGTGTCATCTGCAGGAGAaatgggacacacacacacacacacccccattCCCGGAGAAGAAACCCTTGGGTTTTCTCCTGAGTTTAAGCCTCCCTAATCCCTGAGAAAGATTTGCAACAGTTTGACGTAATCCTTTAGCATTTTACCCTTCCTTACTCCCAAATGCCTCCTCTGCCGTGGCTTTGCCAACAATGCACATGCGATAGCTTGATGTAATTAGAGTCGTTAAAGGCTCTCCATAAATAAAAGCGGTTTGCtcgcttttttttgtttttttcttacactgCATCTGCACACAGATTGGTGATTTATGCGGTTATTAGGATGCATAATGACTCCGATTGTGCAGTAAAGGTCCAAAAATCTGAACCGTtgaaatttaaacttttcttttttcttttttttaaactccatgAGCAAAAGTATCTGTAATTGATACTCCTCATTATAGCTCATTATGAGTCATCATATATCAAAACCAGGCCTGaataaaagctttgaaaaagCTCCGTTCACACGCTCTTCATACAATCACGGAAGGACAAAGCTTGTGACAGCAGCTCAGTGTGCTCTGAGTGTCCCGGCTTCATGTTAATTGAAGCTTCGCTGGAGTGTTTTCAGCTGCTTTAAGTGTATCAGCTGACAGCGGCGTTAATGTGGGTTGTGTCATTTTGTGTCCTACCTGGGAAAGCACTGCTGAAAAAGTGCTGGGGAAGTACAAGCGTTAGAAACATGTCAGCTCCCATACAGACAGAACAAAAGTCCCCGTCACCTACCATCTGTGCCACAAAGCGGCACGAGCTGGATTGTGCCAAACACCTCGTTGCGTCAAAGGACGTAAAGGTGCTGCTGGAGATTCTTCAACGAAGTCAAGTCTCAGTAACAGAATGAAGTTCATATTTTATCAGTAGGGCTTGTAACGAGTGCCTAGACGTTCTGGTGGATGATGACGGTGACGGTGATTGTTCTCACAGTGTTTCTTGTTTACACTTCCTGCCGGGCGCTGAGCTGTCTCTCCATCGACACCTTCGGTGACGGCGCAGTCACAGTGCATCGTGTGCCCTGTCAACACACGGCGCTCCTCTTCGCTGGATggtgaaaagaacattttcgCAACTTTGGGAAGCACATGTGTGACCgagtgtttctgtctgtttcctgTTTGGCTTCACCAAAATCAGTTGCTCAAGAGCAGCAGAGATTGAACCTTGAATACGCAGAACAGAAGGTAACTGGACGGACCGGGACGTCGGCTGCTTCTCTCTGACATACCATATTTCAGGAGGACAACGCAAACTAGGGCCTGGTCTTTAATGTgataattttgattaattaattacatagatttcattgagttattcatttatttattttttacacataaaaatccAAAGCTGGAACCTTTGCATGGTGTTTCTGGTACACAAGTAGATCTAACGCACAAGTGACATCCATAAACATCAACAATGGATGACAAAATGGCCTCTCTTGACCCACTTGgggttaatttttgcttcagaaaatgatttaatatgATGCTGGAAAAGACTGTTGTGTTCAATCAGTGCTCAcagtgctaaaaggagttagcccaTCAACGAAGATATTTAAgactaaaatagcatctcaatgctaaacatgtaccAGCAGCATAGACGACCCCAGTTCTAATGTCAGTGTCcacacagtccacatttctgtatattttcaatgtttgttAAATGATCATGGattcctgaaacacttgaaaactGAATGGGTATAATCAGCTGTGTTAGAGAGGGCGCCAaacaatggcaaaaaaaagtctttctagtaagaattttctgtttttaacagcTGTTCATGCATGTGTAAATAATCTAAAtagcaaattaaaaaacataaatacttttgttgttGACTCCATGTCTAttcattcaataatttagcagcaaaactggtgtttgaattgaaaatgttgcttattttgtcaatttaaGGTTTTCGATTAAAGTGCAGTGAATTGTGATTCATTAATTACTGACACTGTAAAAAACTCTAAAAGAAAattcttaaaaagttttatcaagtccaaTCACTAATAAGGATACAACTTGATTAACTGAGGGaaagatattttataaatgcagaATGTTCATTTCTTCTGACAAATTCCTTCATTCCTCACAATCTGAATGGATACTAGGAAGTTTGATGAAGATGTTGTGCGACTAGCCCCATTTTTGCTTCACCATCGCACACcttgctttttgtattttgcaaCACAGAGCGCAGCAGTCACTGTTGGAACAGATTTCACCAACTCCCCACTTCATCAGCTCTGTGTCTCACACAAAACGGTTTGATGTGAAAACCCGTTTACCACCAAACACTTTACTATCCAACAGAGTACAGGTACGCGGTTGTAAAACGTTTGCTGTGTCCAAGTGATGTGGCTGCCAACACCCTCcaccttgctctctgctattcTACCGCTAGTTCCCCAATGGAGCCTGCAATGCTAAGGCTGGTTAGCATGGCTACCGATGACAGCtgataaactgttttcctgtagctgtaagttttttttccGCACCATTGGCACACTGATCAGTGCATACGTGAGCAtgattgacaacgctaagaccatccttctggctctgattggttgtttctgaccaactgtgtatttctgcagatggcagtaggagtACCGGAAGGAGgcgattgattttttttcacagattatcatCAAATCTACATACTGCAGGTAATCTGTGGTTAGTATGCAGCATGCTACGttatgtacagtatgtacacAAAgctacatactgtagctttaattcAAAGTTTTGATGTTACAGCAGTTTTGATGTTCCCTAACACCTTAcctgtatatgtgtgtgcagCACTTAGTCTTTGCAGCACACCTACTGCTGGGCATGGTGgcttagaagaaaaaaaaagtgtgggcAACAGGCAGCCTGTGAGGTAGAAAACACAATCGGTTTTAAGATCTGTAGtcataaatcacacaaaaactctctctctctcttatgcacacacaaacacacacacacacacaccccaccatGTGAGTGgtgagcaaacacacacaatcgCGCTCTCATGCTTCTTTTCTATACGGTAAGCATGTCTGCAGGTGGAAAAGGTGATTACTCACCACAAAGCACTAGCTGGACAGCAGTAAAAGGAGGGCATTTAACTTGTAAACTTTAAAGCACGCGCCACAGGAAGACCagaggaaagaaagaacaaactCATGGTTTTGCCATACGAGCTGAACACAGAAGGAAATTGGTTATTTGGGCGATGGAGGAGCGCGCTGCAGGGTGGCGAGGGAAGTACACAGCTGTGTGTCCAAGCTCCTAGGAGCTCCTATGTATAGGAGTAATTTCTAGGACCTGTTTGGCAGCAGGGTAGTGTCCGAATCATCTGTGAAATCACAAGTTAACAGCAATGAAACAAATACAGACAGGAAAATCTAAATCATCACCGCAACAAAAGCACAATAGCAAAGACGTTAACGGGAACAcactgacaaataaaaaaaaagaccctttttgtattttgtgccACCACTGCATCTGAAAATCTACATTACTTAGATGAATAGAAGTAAAgacaatgaaaatgtaattccttgcgcattttgacattttgaaaatatatttgcttgACGGACACACAGCAATTTTGAAACAACTTTGGTTTGTTGATAGCTTTGGCCCTGGGATGAGGTGATTCTTATGGCCCAATTGAAACTGCAATGGAGACACTTTTTTTCCCGCATCACGcaggtcacatgatcaacaaccagacgctcacacagaaaacaagacgacaggaagtagttgtgAGGATGATGGCGTGGcgtgtttttttaataacttgtcATGTgagcaaacttattcacgtgtgattgtAATTTAATGGTCACTCATTTGCATACATCAATATGCTATTGAGCACCAAACAACTGCAGTGTAAGTGTGCAGTAACTGTAGGAACGTTTCTCTGCATATAATGGCAACGATTGTTAATGAAGCACATTTGTTTATGCCGAGTTAAACTGATAGAGAATTTTAATCGAGTCAACATAGTTCTATTTGTCTGAAAGATCAAATGTTTGACTATGGCAGTTTTGAATGCTGAAACTTATTAGATTCTTTATGTTGAGGCAAAACAGTACTGaagaaatatataattttttttaattgtgtgcTATGCTGGGACAAACTAATCCCCCCCAGCCCGATCTTtaggggatcaataaagtattattattattattattatattatttcgctgatttttttctgcaatcaCAACATAAAAGTGACACCATAAATATGTAGACAGgatgtttatttcaaaagtgCTACATGTGCAGAATGCAAAATGTTACATGTGTATTGTAACATTTTATATAGTGATTATATTTCCAATGCTTAAACTGGGGGCAGTGTCTAGTGTCTGCTGTGGGATGACATCTTTCTCATCTCTGTTGCCATGTGTGGCCCATGCATTCTCATTAATGACCTATTTCATGGCACAttaatttaaatggttttaGGGAAATGCAACATTAGCACATCCTATTCCATAACTCTTTTCAGAGGGCAACATTTCAATGTTTCATGCTCTGAAAATCCCTTCATCCCAATGCACCGTTGTCTTTCTGGTAGTGTGACTTAGAATTTAGCGTATGgctgcaaaacaaactaaagctCAGACAGAaatagatttgttttgtttttttgtctttggtgtTGAAGTTTTCTGTCTCTAAGTAATCAGTGCTCACAAAGCACATTTTGATTGACTTCAGGAACCCTGCTGCTAAAAATCACAGTTTCCAAGTGCTGCTTTGTTACAAGTCACCTTGTAACTGCAGTGAGCAAAGAAGAGGCagaaatgtgaaactgaaaacataCTCACATGAAATACTCACAGTTTTTCCGGATACGGCCCTGTTCTCTAGGCACTGTTTTCCTCGAcgtccaaacacacacatttaatcacattaatTGATCATAGATACATATTCTCCAGCTTTTGTTAAAAAGCTCAGGGTTTCAAAGCCTTCCCAGTTCCACACAGGCCCAGAGATTTCATCCAATTGTAAATCCTCCAGAGCCAAACTGAGACTGAGAGCCGACGTTATCCCTTCTAGTTGCTAACTGAAAAAGGATCAAATAACGTGGAACAATTTTCTGCCTCCATTTTTCAGAGTCCATGCCGGAATGTTTTTCACCATACGGCGTCGACTCCTTCAAAATTCATCTGTGGATCAGCAGGAGCACAGTAAATTAAAACCAACGAAATAACGAAAACTGAAATGAAGATAATTTTGTTGATtgaattgaataaaaacagtaattaatggggaaaaactataATTATCTAGAACTATATCatgcatttataaaagaaactgaaacatacTGAATTTATATaatatgctttgtttttgtgtttatgaatattATCAGGGTTTCCCCCCGCCAGGCTAAGCGctgcttgttttggtttttattaaaagtaaccatttttttctccattattcAACTGCAAGCGTCTGCTGCACTGAGCATTTCACTGGCAGAGCAGAATTATTCCTGAAAAATGAGTTTACAGTTGATGCATTGAGAAGGAAAAACCTTTCACCTCCACCTGTTTGCTGCTggtattgttattttttattgtctaatTGTTGAGTTTGTGTCAGATATTCCGTCACACAGGACATATCCAACATTCCTGTTCAGTTAGAGCAAATCATTTTTTACAGTCCAGCAAATGTAAGgacttttcaactttttgtctCGGTGCATTCGTTATGAGTTTCTGACATTATCCAAATATTCAAGGAACTGAGAAATCACAAAACATCCAGGCCtgcatgggggaaaaaaaacagggttgatgtttttgtcattattcTCATCTAATCCAAATGTGGatcagaataaaactgaattaaaataggCTGCATGACAAGCTTTTCATAAAAgtgtacaaataaattaaattatatgtgAGACAGacatttttgggattttttctctctccatcatttgacaaaatacttagaaaccaaagagaaataaaatgattctgTGTTGCCGTAGGAAAAGGGTGAAAACCAGAGAAGCAACTTGGATCGGGACGTCACAGAGACCCAGAGCATCTTTCACATTTGATGTAAAATCAGGTGCTGATgctaaaatagaaatgtttcgTTGGTGTATGAGTGTTTAGGAGGTGAATAGATAGAACTGTTGCTAATCCAGCACTGAGTTAGATCTGGAACCAGCTGGATGAAAAACCTCTTCCCTTAGAATCTTGCGAGGCGTTTGTGAATTAAACAAAGGCCAAACAATTCTATACTAGTCTCCATGTCTtcagtaataacatttttttttcttaatatctgtacttttttgttgaaaaactgtCTGTTTTAAGTAGGCCATGTagtcaaatgtaaataaataaagaggcATAAAAACTCTTTTTCCACTCTTAAAATCTATGATATGacctccaaaaaaaataaataaaaaatataatgaggATAAAAAGTCCTCCAAGCAAATTACCTGAACTGTGACGCCATCTACGAAGGAGGATCAAGCAAAGATTATAGGATGTAATTAAAGGggttatttgatttttgttgtcatttgtgAAAGTAGAGGCTTCATAAAATGCAGATCTCCCGCCCTCACATTATTAGGAATGGGGGTGAAATGGCAGGCCCGTGCTTGAGCTTTATGTATGCTAATGTTTTATGGAGGCACCACAAAGACACACAGCTACACACGAACAGAGACGCATTTGTATAAACAGGCGATCACAGCAAGAGGGGGCTAATAAACGaaatatgcaaacatttaagccacatgtcaggatttttttattggatAATTTGAATAATTACCCGAGCTCATAAATcttggaaaaataattaaagccaCCAGCATCATCTTGATTTTGCAAAAGGGCCCATTGTCTTTGTGTTCCACATTAAAACAGCAGAACTGCAGTCCATAAGAAAAACCCAAACTGCCTGAGAAGTTCAATCATCTTCAAAGAGAAATAAGCCTGGAAGACCTTTGAAGTCCCCACACTGTCTCTGACGTATTCACTGGAGACTGGCAAGGCCAacatatgaaacataaaaaactggAATCCTGAACAATCGCATGGCTGATTCAAAACTAACATTACAAGATTATCACAACCTGCATGTGCatgactgatttttttgttatttttttaaaggcactTATCACCAAACTGACCTATATTTACGCTATCGGCATATAGAATAATACCGACTGGCCTTACAGTGCTAAAATATTAAGCAATATGATAACCttattaaaatagtttgaatATTCAGgcagaatttaaaattttatgctTAAGCATGCAAGTAGCAGCTTTCAGAAGCTCATTGGAgattgctgattttttttaccGATCTGGAGCTGGAACTGGGAAACATTCCAGCTTACATCCCTTACGAACAATTGTCACACACTGACACAAAAACCACCACAGAAACATACCACACATGCCTGATGATGCATATTCTACACACAACAAGGATAGCATTGGATGCAGAATGATGTCAAATTTAGCTAATCTATATATTAGCTAAATTAGATAGTTATATAGACCTAAGTGTATATAATTTTGTGTTCTATTTAGATTAACGATCTCTCCTAAAAGAAGTAGtttgacagcaaaaaaaaaagttgtttttttttttagatataatAGTAAATGCACTCAGTTCTTGGTCAGGCCTTCACCTGGAAAAGAAGAGAtgaaagtgctgaaaacaaacatcCCTTGAACAGATTGACCCGTTCTCGTTTGAGGTTTTTCGACAAAGAGTTTTCCAGAAGGCATGTGGAGAAAGTTTTGTTCTGATGAGATAAAATCAGGGCTTTGTTTGGTAGATGATGTCAGACTCAACCAGGCTGGAAAACCATAGAGGATCTTCTGGAACTGTTACTGCAGCTGAAAGTACAGACCTTCCTGAGCACAAACTAATATCCTTTAAACAAATTAGCTTTTTATAGGCTATAAATAAAGGCATACATTTTCTGAAGGGCCTTAATTTGAAGTAAAAAGGGCAGTGAGAGCTTTCACCTTGCcgaaaaaactgcaaaaactacAAATCTGCTCTtatgattaatttaattaatgaaaagcaaaagaacTTCTTAAAATGGGTGAAAGTAACTCACGTCTATGTCAACGAAAACCTTGAAAAGGAAACCTTGTATTGAGAAAGGAAAACCAACACAGTCATCATAGGTGATCAGATTGTAAAGTACTGATAAAACTGAATAGAGCTCCAGGGACGACAGACCAGAAGGGGCCTTTGTTTTTGAGACACAAGCAGATATTAcggttattattattacaggtGATGATGTTGAGGGGGATGGCTGGTAGATGATGTGTGACAGGGATTATTATACAATACTAATATATAAATGTTACACAGTAAAATTTCCAGATTAAAATGTactcaatttgaaaaaaattttactctaaaaaagacaacatttggTCCCAGTCTAAATAGAGTAAAATTTACTCTCATGGAAGAGTTGaaattacagattaaaatcaacaccatttagtgcaaaaattttaatcaatgcCAAGAGAATTTACTCCaagttgtttaaaagaaaaagtactcTACCGTATTTTAACTCCAAGTGGAATATAATTTACTCTAAAGAGAATTGCATTCTATTCTAAGTAGAGAAAAATTTTAGTCtaactaaaaagaaattttacacaaaatagaataacattttattccataTAGTATAAAATTTTActcctaatttaatttaattttattccatattgtgcagttaaacatttaattaaattctaaaacagtgccaaatttaactttatttcactCACTAAGCAATTGTTTTATAGCTATAATACACAGCTGAGTTTGTAAGAGTACAATGCAAAGACcagaaatcagtatttgaacagccatttttattgttcacaggaaacagtatggaacaatataaacatttgcatCTTCATGACTGTATGACACCTGTAAATCAAAAGCTCTGTAACAGTAAAGCTCTTCTACATAAATAACATGAGGTCCGTCTCTTGTAtacaaaacttgaaaaacactgaaatgctCATTCAGACACACTGTTTGCAGAGCAAATGTAACAAACAGTAAAGTCCGTGGATAACTTTTAAGTGCTTGATCAGAGAATTAGCATTTGTCTGGTACTTCttataaatgaaacagaacattGTAACTCAATACTGAAACAATCATAGCAAAACAACTATTTAACGCAGCATCCGAGCCCTCAACTCTGCAACCCTAGGATTCACTTTGGTTGTCTCAACATCTATCTCATAAATGGCCGTCTGCAGAAAGTTGTACACATTGACCAGATTATGATCATATGAAGTGCCGAACACAAAGTGAGCTTTAAAAAGCTCATCAAAACAGGCAAGAGAACCTTGTGATTTACAAGGTATGGCATGTTTGTCAATCACAATGAAGTACTTGTGAATCACGCTCCTCTGAGTCCCTACTGCAAGCAGGTATGGTTGACGGCTTTCTGCGATGCCATCAAGGTGCTCCTGGATGCTGGTTCCTGTCTGTGGCAAAAACAGTATAAAACATGATTAGTCTTGGGTTTCAAAGAAGACAGGGTTCTAATAGATAAGGCAAATTACATTTCAGCatcttttaaatgtcacttgaaattaaatttaagaccaacttcacaagaaatacaaataaataaatatatatataaaaaaagggaaaaatagagAATTTTGATCAACATAAATGTTCCCTTTACTGTAACCTTACCTTGACAAACTTCACAAGATGTTCACTGGCTTGTCTGGCTGAGAGTTTTCCTGGTCTCTTGCGCCCATGAGGTGACGGTGGCAGGAGGTGCACTAGGATCAAAATGGATGACATGTCAATGTCCCATCctagaagaaaaagtaaaataaacataagttACCAAAACCTCTTATTTGCAACAATGTTAATACTTCCAGAGTAAGCTTACCAAACACTGAGGGCAGGAGAAGGTGCACTTATATTGAACCAATTCATATAAAATTCTGTTACAGTAAACACTTTCTTTATAAGTCATTGCAACTTaccattttcctcttctgttgtGCCTTCAGCATTGTCAAGAAGGTTCTTAAGGTCATCAGACTGTGTGAGACCACGACTTTGTTTGAGGACTTTCTGCTTGTAGACAGTGGGCCACTTCTCCAGGAACTTTGCAGAGATGGCTTCCCCAAACATCAATGTAAAATCTTGCTCAACCTAGATGAagtgaaggttttaaaaatcattttgttaaaCTTTCTCACATCCACCTTAACTTAAACTTTGTTGGTTAAACTGAAGTGAAGATAAACATACCAATCCTCCTACGTCCAGGAATCTTGGGAAGTCCAAAAAGATACTAGATGACTTCACTGGGTCATGAATCATCTTCTGGTGATAGTTGAAAGTCTGTTTCATCTTCCTCATAACAGTTCCTTCATCAGCTGTGTGCTTCATCAGCGCAATGGCCTCAGAACACAAGCTATCTGTCATAAGGCAGTCTTCTTCTCTCAAATAGTCTCTATCAGTTGTTGGTCCCCCTAAAAAAATGATATGAATGTGAGACTCCATCTTaggatttaataaataaagcttgGGAACTTATTGTGCAGTTTGGTTGCAGGATGAAATGTGCACAAGTATAAATACATATACCTGTTTGGGTTCGTGACAGTCTGGGGACCTTCTTTTGTCCATTAGAAGCTTCCCTCTGGACAAACTTCAGTCTCCAAGCCAGATACCCACTTCCATCTTCTGCATTATAATAATGCTCCTAAAAGTAGGtgaatgataaatgtttttaaagctgtgaAAGCAAAGACAACCGTGAATGCTAGTAGCTGtgatttacagattttatttcacattgtttGAATTACATAGATAAAATCTCTTCACAATGTTTATGCTTCAAGCTGTAGTAGCCCAACACTGGAACGATGAACTctacaaaggt
Proteins encoded in this region:
- the LOC114143986 gene encoding uncharacterized protein LOC114143986, with amino-acid sequence MQAVRVKYRDRQKYICFEGQLTYSSFLECAAKKFSIPTLDLKVFDDSKTEVDEDVFELLLKGPNLGVLEICEAQNLNSEDNPMDQLSCAASSSFTSSSGETEVESDDTIILQHSPATRQRAEDTSLAHMIENVLKNKPGGDRIINEYARTKSLTDSRRRDMVKILVAHMTSEHGTSPSRCVKEDYAKGIITLFPYLADPKSRFGYEHYYNAEDGSGYLAWRLKFVQREASNGQKKVPRLSRTQTGGPTTDRDYLREEDCLMTDSLCSEAIALMKHTADEGTVMRKMKQTFNYHQKMIHDPVKSSSIFLDFPRFLDVGGLVEQDFTLMFGEAISAKFLEKWPTVYKQKVLKQSRGLTQSDDLKNLLDNAEGTTEEENGWDIDMSSILILVHLLPPSPHGRKRPGKLSARQASEHLVKFVKTGTSIQEHLDGIAESRQPYLLAVGTQRSVIHKYFIVIDKHAIPCKSQGSLACFDELFKAHFVFGTSYDHNLVNVYNFLQTAIYEIDVETTKVNPRVAELRARMLR